One region of Azoarcus sp. CIB genomic DNA includes:
- a CDS encoding NAD(P)/FAD-dependent oxidoreductase: MLRINELRLPLDHPEGALRDAIVARLGIQPAELGEFTVFKRSYDARKVSAITLSYTIDVQLANEDAVLAKFAGDRNVVRTPDTNYRFVGKAPEQLAHRPVVVGFGPCGIFAALILAQMGFRPIVLERGKAVRERTKDTWGLWRKGVLDPESNVQFGEGGAGTFSDGKLYSQIKDPKHYGRKVLTEFVKAGAPEEILYVSKPHIGTFRLVGMVENMRADIIALGGEIRFQQRVADVRIEDGHLRGVVLANGEEIRSDHVILALGHSARDTFEMLHERGVYMEAKPFSVGFRVEHPQSLIDNARFGPNAGHPVLGAADYKLVHHAKNGRSVYSFCMCPGGTVVAATSEPNRVVTNGMSQYSRNERNANAGIVVGITPDDYPGGPLAGIAFQRHWESRAYELGGGDYIAPGQLVGDFVKGQPSSVLGSVEPSYKPGVKLGDLSTSLPDYAIAAVREALPAFERQIKGFSMRDAVLTGVETRTSSPLRITRGGDCQSLNVKGLFPAGEGAGYAGGILSAGVDGIRVAEAVATSILGDVTVVAEEA, translated from the coding sequence ATGCTGCGAATCAACGAACTCAGGCTGCCCCTCGATCACCCCGAGGGCGCCCTGAGGGACGCCATCGTTGCCCGCCTGGGCATCCAGCCCGCCGAACTGGGCGAGTTCACTGTGTTCAAGCGCAGCTACGACGCGCGCAAGGTGAGTGCGATCACGCTCAGCTACACGATCGACGTGCAGCTCGCGAACGAGGACGCAGTGCTGGCGAAGTTCGCCGGCGACCGCAACGTGGTCCGCACCCCCGATACCAATTACCGCTTCGTCGGCAAGGCGCCGGAGCAGCTCGCCCATCGGCCGGTGGTCGTCGGCTTCGGCCCGTGCGGCATCTTCGCGGCGCTGATCCTCGCGCAGATGGGCTTCCGCCCCATCGTGCTGGAGCGCGGCAAGGCGGTGCGCGAGCGCACCAAGGACACCTGGGGTCTGTGGCGGAAGGGCGTGCTCGACCCCGAGTCGAACGTGCAGTTCGGCGAAGGCGGGGCAGGTACTTTTTCGGACGGCAAGCTCTACAGCCAGATCAAGGACCCGAAGCACTACGGGCGCAAGGTGCTGACCGAGTTCGTGAAGGCCGGTGCGCCGGAAGAGATCCTGTACGTGAGCAAGCCGCACATCGGCACCTTCCGCCTCGTCGGCATGGTCGAGAACATGCGCGCGGACATCATCGCGCTGGGCGGCGAGATCCGCTTCCAGCAGCGCGTGGCAGACGTGCGGATCGAGGACGGGCACCTGCGCGGCGTCGTGCTCGCGAACGGTGAGGAAATCCGCTCGGATCACGTCATCCTCGCGCTCGGCCACAGCGCGCGCGACACCTTCGAGATGCTGCACGAGCGCGGCGTGTACATGGAGGCCAAGCCGTTCTCGGTCGGCTTCCGCGTCGAACATCCCCAGTCGCTGATCGACAACGCGCGCTTCGGCCCCAACGCCGGACATCCGGTGCTGGGCGCGGCCGACTACAAGCTCGTCCATCACGCGAAGAACGGCCGCTCCGTGTACAGCTTCTGCATGTGTCCGGGCGGAACGGTCGTCGCGGCGACGTCCGAGCCGAACCGCGTCGTCACCAACGGCATGAGCCAGTATTCGCGCAACGAGCGCAACGCCAACGCCGGCATCGTCGTCGGCATCACGCCGGACGATTATCCGGGCGGCCCGCTTGCGGGCATTGCGTTCCAGCGTCACTGGGAATCGCGCGCCTACGAGCTGGGTGGCGGCGACTACATCGCGCCGGGCCAGCTCGTCGGCGACTTCGTCAAGGGGCAGCCGTCCAGCGTGCTCGGTTCGGTCGAGCCGTCGTACAAGCCGGGGGTGAAGCTGGGCGACCTGTCCACGAGCCTGCCCGACTACGCGATCGCCGCGGTACGCGAGGCGCTGCCGGCCTTCGAGCGCCAGATCAAGGGTTTCTCGATGCGCGATGCGGTGCTCACCGGGGTCGAGACGCGCACCTCGTCGCCGCTGCGCATCACGCGTGGCGGGGACTGCCAGAGCCTCAACGTGAAGGGTTTGTTCCCGGCGGGCGAGGGTGCGGGATATGCTGGCGGAATTCTCTCGGCGGGGGTCGACGGCATCCGCGTTGCCGAGGCGGTGGCCACGTCCATCCTCGGCGACGTGACCGTGGTGGCGGAGGAGGCGTGA
- a CDS encoding SlyX family protein: protein MEGRLDRIESKLALAEDAIDELNMTVFRQQQLIDRLQKQVLELHRQISSGAPGERRDLREEIPPHY from the coding sequence ATGGAAGGCCGCCTCGACCGCATCGAAAGCAAGCTCGCACTCGCCGAGGACGCAATCGACGAACTCAACATGACGGTGTTCCGCCAGCAGCAGCTGATCGACCGCCTGCAAAAGCAGGTGCTTGAACTGCACCGCCAGATCTCCTCCGGGGCGCCCGGCGAGCGGCGCGACCTGCGCGAGGAAATTCCGCCGCATTACTGA
- a CDS encoding CDGSH iron-sulfur domain-containing protein, with the protein MTEPEPTIAQKAPYAVELEAGKSYYWCRCGNSKNQPFCDGSHKGGPFLPVNFTAQETGTAYLCGCKHTGNQPYCDGTHKTL; encoded by the coding sequence ATGACCGAGCCGGAACCGACCATCGCGCAGAAGGCGCCCTATGCCGTCGAGCTGGAAGCCGGCAAGAGCTATTACTGGTGCCGCTGCGGCAACAGCAAGAACCAGCCGTTCTGCGACGGATCGCACAAGGGCGGTCCGTTCCTGCCGGTGAACTTCACGGCGCAGGAGACGGGCACGGCCTATCTGTGCGGCTGCAAGCACACCGGCAACCAACCCTATTGCGACGGCACGCACAAGACGCTGTAA
- a CDS encoding PAS domain S-box protein has protein sequence MADSGLQRGPASLGSNSLAGIAESPAGQTAPAGAAGPAAVWLRIIVVAAMYVAAGLLARALTQSSGYASPVWPAAGVALAALLGWGVRCWPGVWLGTFVFTLQSGGMAAGAIVPAFVATGATAQALLGYWLTKRFLLTPISRARTRDLARFLLLAGPGVCLVAASIAVGTRLGFGRIASAEAGGEWLAWWAGDTLGVLLFAPLMLLAWPGVHPQWVRMRGKARFSILLLLVITLLSAGSFGVARLAESRKGAEISRLMDEVFEVGFFPLPGIIAPLEGVEHFINSSEVLSGAEFTTFTGWITRHPAVMSIDWAPRVLDEERERFERAVRAEGSRGFYIFEPGSDGTPQRVSNRAEYFPILYSAPQEEGRAVLGLDHGHDPHRRVEMEHARESGTSHLVRVVPLLRTKHMSLLVFHPVRGIARASWIGAGRAGTHDLLGHVVGVFDVEQLFVPLAAAARARNIGFRVSDMTAGGTVQTLLDEMPSGAKPAMRRSIEFGGRTLSLEMAPDGSAAVIGHRLEERIYQVFSVLAALLVAYVSLSNAGHTAAIEAEVAERTADLKRALDARLAAEDERDRIFDLSLDLLGIGGVDGYFKRVNPAFSRTLGWSEEEILSRPFLDLVHPDDLEATLSELDSVAHGRTTIGFENRYRCKDGTWRWLEWTALPLPDGLMLVTAHDCTQRHERAQQLRELNAELSRRVGEREAALDALGAKEEEIRAALDNLIECVVTIDARGIVQGANAAVEAVFGYPRDEVVGRNVSLLMASPHREQHDDYLARYLMTGERHIIGTTREVEGRHKLGHPIALELSVAEYRMHDDQFFIGTLRDIGERKALIAALTHAREDAEQASRAKSAFLAAMSHEIRTPMNGVVGLIEVLARSGLPEHQADLVGTIRESSSTLLRIIDDILDFSKIEAGRLELDIGAVSIADLVEGVAGSLLPVAARRHVDLSVFVAPQVPERVQADEVRLRQVLYNLVGNAIKFSAGRPHVRGRVSVRVTVASTTPLRLAVAIADNGIGIEPEKVEELFTPFTQAETSTTRRFGGTGLGLAICRRLVTLMQGEIEVRSEPGAGSTFTVTIPFVQSDEQPVRTVPELGSVNCVVVDSPEFNTEDLRVYLEHAGASVFPADDEAAAGVIAAGLAAPVVLIEFGGERRSGGSGTPAIASGAARVRITRGRRRRPRITGPDTVMLDGNALRRQSLLRAVAVAAGRASPEIFHAGAAESTVQATKRAPSIDEARRQGRLILVADDDEINKKVILEQLALLGHAAEFADDGAEALRMWQRGGYALILTDLHMPNMDGYGLTEAIRKAEGGATRIPIVALTANALQGESRRALEAGMDEYLTKPVRLDVLGAHLERWLPRQGAAVGKGETGVPEPAPDTSASALPIFDVSVLSGLVGDDPVVIREFLCDYLTSTRSLAAEARAASAARDSSAVAASSHKLKSSSRAVGALALGDLCNRIESAVRAADSDALEREMSQFDATVGATESAIARLLNEPISVIGGKQ, from the coding sequence ATGGCCGATTCCGGTTTGCAACGCGGCCCCGCTTCCTTAGGTTCGAATTCGCTGGCCGGGATTGCCGAAAGTCCGGCAGGGCAGACGGCTCCTGCCGGTGCCGCGGGGCCTGCGGCCGTGTGGCTCAGGATCATCGTCGTCGCGGCGATGTATGTCGCGGCTGGCCTGTTGGCGCGCGCGCTGACACAGTCATCAGGCTATGCGTCGCCCGTTTGGCCCGCGGCCGGCGTCGCGCTCGCGGCCTTGCTCGGCTGGGGCGTGCGTTGCTGGCCCGGAGTGTGGCTGGGCACATTCGTATTCACCTTGCAGTCCGGCGGTATGGCAGCAGGCGCCATCGTCCCTGCCTTCGTCGCAACCGGGGCGACCGCCCAAGCGCTGCTCGGTTACTGGTTGACCAAGCGCTTTCTGCTCACGCCGATATCTCGTGCACGGACCCGCGATCTTGCGCGTTTCCTGCTGCTGGCGGGACCGGGCGTCTGTCTGGTGGCGGCGAGTATCGCCGTCGGCACCCGGCTGGGATTCGGACGCATTGCTTCGGCAGAGGCCGGTGGGGAGTGGCTGGCATGGTGGGCGGGCGACACGCTGGGGGTGTTGCTGTTTGCCCCCCTGATGCTGCTCGCGTGGCCGGGCGTTCATCCGCAGTGGGTACGCATGCGGGGCAAAGCAAGGTTTTCCATTCTGCTGCTGCTCGTGATCACACTGCTTTCGGCCGGAAGCTTCGGTGTCGCCCGGCTGGCGGAAAGCCGCAAGGGCGCAGAAATATCAAGATTGATGGACGAGGTATTCGAGGTCGGATTCTTTCCCCTGCCGGGCATCATCGCCCCGCTCGAAGGGGTCGAGCACTTCATCAATTCGAGCGAGGTCCTGAGCGGAGCCGAGTTCACTACGTTCACGGGATGGATCACCCGTCATCCGGCGGTGATGTCGATCGACTGGGCGCCGCGCGTGCTGGATGAGGAGCGCGAGCGCTTCGAGCGGGCCGTACGCGCCGAAGGTTCGCGCGGCTTTTACATCTTCGAACCCGGCAGCGACGGCACTCCGCAACGCGTCTCGAACCGGGCGGAATATTTTCCGATTTTGTATAGCGCACCGCAGGAAGAGGGGCGTGCGGTCCTGGGACTCGACCACGGCCACGATCCGCATAGACGCGTCGAGATGGAGCACGCGCGCGAAAGCGGCACGTCCCACCTGGTCCGCGTAGTGCCATTGTTGCGCACGAAGCACATGTCGTTGCTCGTTTTTCATCCCGTGCGGGGTATCGCGCGTGCGTCATGGATCGGTGCGGGGCGCGCAGGCACTCACGATCTGCTGGGCCATGTCGTGGGGGTTTTCGACGTCGAGCAACTGTTCGTTCCTCTGGCCGCGGCGGCACGCGCCCGGAATATCGGTTTCCGCGTGTCGGACATGACGGCCGGCGGCACCGTGCAGACCTTGCTCGACGAGATGCCTTCCGGTGCAAAGCCGGCCATGCGCAGGTCCATCGAATTCGGCGGACGCACACTGAGTCTGGAAATGGCGCCTGACGGGTCGGCGGCAGTCATAGGCCATCGTCTCGAGGAGCGGATCTATCAGGTCTTTTCGGTTCTGGCGGCCCTCCTCGTAGCCTATGTATCGCTGAGCAACGCAGGGCATACGGCGGCCATCGAAGCGGAAGTGGCGGAGCGGACGGCAGATCTCAAGCGTGCATTGGACGCCCGCCTGGCCGCGGAAGACGAGCGTGACCGAATCTTCGATCTGTCTCTTGACCTGCTCGGGATTGGGGGCGTCGACGGTTACTTCAAGCGCGTGAATCCGGCCTTCAGCCGCACGCTCGGCTGGAGCGAGGAGGAAATCCTGTCGCGGCCCTTCCTCGACCTGGTCCATCCCGACGACCTCGAGGCGACGCTCTCCGAGCTGGACTCCGTTGCCCATGGCCGCACGACGATCGGCTTCGAGAATCGCTATCGCTGCAAGGACGGTACGTGGCGCTGGCTGGAGTGGACAGCTTTGCCGCTACCGGACGGCTTGATGCTGGTGACGGCGCACGACTGCACGCAACGACACGAAAGAGCCCAGCAACTGCGCGAACTCAACGCCGAATTGAGCCGTCGCGTCGGCGAGCGCGAGGCGGCGCTGGATGCCCTCGGCGCGAAGGAGGAGGAGATCCGCGCGGCGCTGGACAATCTGATCGAGTGCGTCGTGACCATCGATGCGCGAGGGATCGTCCAGGGGGCGAACGCGGCTGTCGAAGCGGTGTTCGGTTACCCGCGCGATGAAGTCGTCGGACGCAACGTTTCGCTGCTGATGGCTTCGCCGCATCGGGAGCAGCACGATGATTACCTGGCGCGCTACCTGATGACTGGCGAGAGGCACATCATCGGCACGACCCGCGAAGTGGAGGGGAGACACAAGCTCGGCCATCCGATCGCACTGGAGCTGAGCGTTGCAGAGTACCGCATGCACGACGATCAGTTCTTCATCGGCACGCTGCGGGACATCGGCGAGCGCAAGGCATTGATCGCGGCTCTGACGCATGCGCGGGAAGACGCGGAGCAGGCAAGCCGCGCGAAGTCGGCCTTCCTGGCGGCGATGAGCCACGAGATCCGCACGCCGATGAACGGGGTGGTCGGGTTGATCGAAGTGCTGGCGCGCAGTGGCCTGCCGGAACATCAGGCCGATCTCGTCGGGACGATCCGCGAATCCTCCTCGACGCTCCTGCGCATCATCGACGACATCCTCGATTTCTCGAAGATCGAGGCCGGCCGGCTGGAACTCGACATCGGGGCGGTATCCATCGCGGATCTCGTCGAAGGCGTGGCCGGTTCACTTCTTCCGGTGGCGGCTCGGCGCCATGTCGACCTGTCGGTGTTCGTGGCGCCGCAGGTGCCCGAGCGCGTGCAGGCCGACGAGGTGCGGCTGCGGCAGGTCCTCTACAACCTGGTGGGCAACGCGATCAAGTTCTCGGCCGGTCGTCCGCACGTGCGCGGGCGAGTGTCGGTCCGCGTAACCGTCGCCAGTACCACGCCCTTGCGACTCGCGGTCGCGATCGCGGACAACGGTATCGGCATCGAGCCAGAAAAGGTGGAGGAGCTGTTCACCCCCTTCACCCAGGCGGAAACTTCCACGACGCGCCGATTCGGTGGAACCGGCCTCGGACTTGCGATCTGCAGGCGACTCGTGACCCTGATGCAGGGCGAGATCGAGGTTCGCAGCGAACCCGGAGCGGGGTCGACGTTTACCGTGACAATCCCCTTCGTGCAGTCGGACGAACAGCCGGTGCGGACCGTGCCCGAGCTAGGCAGCGTGAATTGCGTCGTCGTCGATAGCCCCGAATTCAACACCGAGGATCTGCGCGTGTACCTTGAGCACGCGGGGGCAAGCGTATTCCCGGCGGACGACGAAGCTGCGGCCGGCGTGATCGCGGCGGGGTTGGCAGCACCGGTGGTCCTGATCGAGTTTGGCGGCGAACGGCGGAGTGGAGGCAGCGGAACGCCTGCCATCGCGAGCGGCGCTGCCCGCGTGAGGATCACGCGCGGCCGGCGCCGGCGTCCGCGCATCACGGGCCCCGACACGGTCATGCTCGACGGCAATGCGTTGCGCCGGCAGTCGCTGCTGCGGGCCGTCGCGGTCGCTGCGGGGCGTGCGTCGCCCGAGATCTTCCACGCAGGAGCCGCTGAAAGCACCGTGCAGGCAACCAAGCGTGCGCCGAGCATCGACGAGGCGCGCCGGCAGGGTCGCCTGATCCTCGTTGCCGACGACGACGAGATCAACAAGAAGGTGATTCTCGAACAACTCGCACTGCTCGGTCACGCCGCGGAGTTTGCCGACGACGGGGCCGAAGCCCTGCGGATGTGGCAGCGTGGCGGCTATGCGCTGATCCTGACGGATCTGCACATGCCGAACATGGACGGCTATGGACTTACGGAAGCGATCCGCAAGGCCGAAGGGGGGGCGACGCGCATACCGATCGTGGCGCTTACGGCAAACGCCCTGCAGGGCGAATCGCGGCGGGCGCTCGAAGCGGGGATGGACGAGTATCTGACCAAGCCGGTTCGGCTCGATGTGCTCGGCGCACATCTCGAGCGATGGCTCCCGCGGCAGGGCGCGGCGGTCGGGAAGGGGGAAACGGGCGTGCCTGAGCCCGCACCGGACACCTCGGCTTCGGCGTTGCCGATCTTCGATGTGTCCGTCCTGAGCGGACTGGTGGGGGATGATCCGGTCGTCATTCGCGAGTTCCTGTGCGACTATCTGACCTCCACAAGGAGCCTCGCAGCGGAAGCGCGGGCGGCATCTGCCGCACGGGACAGCAGCGCGGTCGCCGCCAGCTCGCACAAGCTCAAATCTTCGTCGCGTGCGGTGGGCGCACTGGCCCTCGGGGACCTGTGCAACCGCATCGAAAGCGCGGTGCGGGCGGCAGATTCGGACGCGCTGGAGCGGGAGATGAGCCAATTCGACGCTACGGTCGGCGCGACCGAATCCGCTATCGCGAGGCTGTTGAACGAACCGATTTCCGTGATCGGGGGTAAGCAATGA
- a CDS encoding EAL domain-containing response regulator yields the protein MKILVIDDEPFARKLLMHQLGRLGVEHAQPCASAQEALALLERPGESPDLIFCDLQMPEMDGVEFVRHLVRAGYAGGLVLVSGEDERLVQTAAKLARAHKLKVLGALNKPVPIDSLKQFLDGDVAHSPAQGRNERKTYSAERLRRAIADGELVNHYQPKVELPSGAVAGFETLVRWRHPEDGLIFPDQFIPLAEESGLINELTRSVLRTALRHARAWSDDGFPLQVAVNVSMDNLVSLDFPDFVERALGEAGIAASGLLLEVTESRLMKDPLAPLEVLTRLRLKRIGLSIDDFGTGHSSLAQVRDIPFSELKVDRGFVHGAWRDASLRAILEASLGMARQLGMKTVAEGVEDREDWDFLRDSDCELAQGWFIAKAMPPEQIPDWIADWEVRRPTVVDFGTRSTP from the coding sequence ATGAAGATACTCGTGATCGATGACGAACCGTTCGCGCGGAAGCTCCTCATGCATCAGCTCGGGCGACTGGGGGTCGAACACGCGCAGCCGTGTGCGAGCGCGCAGGAGGCCTTGGCGCTGCTCGAGCGTCCGGGTGAAAGTCCCGATCTGATCTTCTGCGACCTGCAGATGCCGGAGATGGACGGCGTCGAGTTCGTCCGGCACCTGGTGCGTGCGGGTTATGCGGGCGGTCTGGTACTGGTCAGCGGCGAGGACGAGCGGCTCGTGCAGACCGCGGCGAAGCTCGCCCGGGCGCACAAGCTGAAGGTGCTCGGTGCGCTCAACAAGCCGGTGCCGATCGACAGCCTGAAGCAGTTCCTCGATGGCGACGTCGCTCACAGTCCCGCCCAGGGGCGTAACGAACGCAAGACTTACTCCGCTGAGCGTTTGCGGCGTGCGATTGCCGACGGCGAGCTGGTCAATCACTACCAGCCCAAGGTCGAGCTCCCTTCGGGCGCGGTCGCCGGGTTCGAGACCCTGGTGCGCTGGCGGCACCCGGAGGACGGACTGATCTTTCCCGATCAGTTCATTCCGCTCGCCGAAGAGAGCGGACTGATCAACGAACTCACGCGGTCGGTGTTGCGCACGGCCTTGCGTCATGCGCGCGCATGGAGCGACGACGGCTTCCCGCTGCAGGTGGCGGTCAACGTGTCGATGGATAATCTGGTGTCGTTGGACTTCCCGGATTTCGTCGAGCGCGCGCTTGGCGAGGCCGGTATTGCGGCAAGCGGCCTGTTGCTGGAGGTTACGGAGAGCCGCCTGATGAAAGATCCGCTGGCGCCGCTGGAAGTGCTAACGCGCCTGCGGCTCAAGCGCATCGGATTGTCGATCGACGACTTCGGCACCGGACACTCCTCGCTCGCCCAGGTGCGCGACATTCCGTTCAGCGAACTCAAGGTCGACCGCGGTTTCGTGCATGGCGCCTGGCGCGATGCCTCGCTGCGCGCGATTCTGGAGGCGAGCCTTGGGATGGCTCGCCAGCTCGGCATGAAGACGGTCGCGGAAGGGGTGGAGGACAGGGAGGACTGGGACTTCCTGCGCGACAGCGATTGCGAACTGGCGCAGGGTTGGTTCATCGCCAAGGCAATGCCGCCCGAACAGATACCGGACTGGATCGCCGACTGGGAAGTGCGGCGGCCGACGGTCGTGGATTTCGGAACACGATCAACACCCTAA
- a CDS encoding GTP-binding protein, which translates to MQHPNPNPSSVPIPVTVLTGFLGAGKTTLLNRILTTAHGHRIAVIENEFGPVNIDSELLVQQSAEVVEMTNGCLCCTVRGDLAKNLVDLKARRDSGELAFDRIVIETTGLADPGPVIQTFFAEPELAEAYLLDAVLTVVDAVHAPRQLAEHPVLLKQIGFADRLLVSKSEGVAADVLDALLDRLARINPRAPIRQLVTGELDVGFLLDIRGFNLNENLLADEAPATPRFRPVAEAGAIFGAAAHSDEIGSLLLEHAGDVDLDRIGTFVQGLLDRHGDDLLRYKGVLAIPGQASRLVFQGVHRLAGFDYGTDWNDDTRRSRIVVIGRRLQADELRAGFAECVIAPC; encoded by the coding sequence ATGCAACACCCCAACCCCAACCCTTCCTCTGTCCCGATTCCGGTCACGGTCCTCACCGGTTTTCTCGGCGCCGGCAAGACGACGCTGCTGAACCGCATCCTGACGACGGCCCACGGGCACCGCATCGCGGTCATCGAAAACGAGTTCGGGCCGGTCAACATCGACAGCGAGCTGCTCGTGCAGCAAAGCGCGGAAGTCGTCGAGATGACCAACGGCTGCCTGTGCTGCACTGTGCGCGGCGACTTGGCGAAGAACCTCGTCGACCTGAAGGCGCGCCGCGACAGCGGCGAGCTCGCCTTCGACCGCATCGTCATCGAAACCACCGGCCTCGCCGATCCCGGGCCGGTGATCCAGACCTTCTTCGCCGAACCCGAGCTCGCCGAGGCCTACCTCCTCGACGCAGTGCTCACGGTGGTCGATGCCGTCCACGCCCCGCGTCAGCTCGCCGAACACCCCGTCCTGCTGAAACAAATCGGTTTCGCCGACCGCCTGCTCGTATCCAAGAGCGAGGGCGTCGCAGCCGATGTGCTCGACGCACTGCTCGACCGGCTCGCGCGCATCAACCCGCGAGCGCCGATCCGCCAACTCGTAACCGGCGAACTCGATGTCGGCTTCCTGCTCGATATCCGCGGCTTCAACCTCAACGAAAACCTGCTCGCCGACGAAGCCCCCGCGACACCGCGCTTCCGCCCGGTCGCGGAGGCAGGAGCGATTTTTGGCGCTGCGGCGCACAGCGACGAGATCGGCTCGCTGCTGCTCGAACACGCCGGCGACGTCGACCTCGACCGCATCGGCACCTTCGTGCAGGGACTCCTCGACCGCCACGGCGACGACCTGCTCCGCTACAAGGGCGTGCTCGCGATTCCCGGCCAGGCGAGCCGGCTGGTGTTCCAGGGCGTGCACCGTCTCGCCGGCTTCGACTACGGCACGGACTGGAATGACGACACGCGGCGCTCGCGCATCGTCGTGATCGGCCGCCGGCTGCAGGCGGACGAACTACGTGCCGGCTTTGCGGAGTGCGTGATCGCCCCCTGTTAG
- a CDS encoding YbdD/YjiX family protein, with protein MFNDLSKLGKYLGQAARLMVGLPDYDTYVAHMKATHPDRPVMSYEEFFRERQEARYGGGTGRCC; from the coding sequence GTGTTCAACGACCTCTCCAAGCTCGGCAAGTATCTCGGGCAGGCCGCCCGCCTGATGGTAGGCCTGCCTGACTACGATACCTACGTCGCGCACATGAAGGCGACGCACCCCGACCGGCCGGTGATGAGCTACGAGGAATTCTTCCGCGAGCGTCAGGAAGCGCGCTACGGCGGCGGCACCGGCCGCTGCTGTTGA